A genomic stretch from Flavobacterium nitratireducens includes:
- a CDS encoding vWA domain-containing protein, whose translation MENITFLNPEFFWLFLLIPLAIAWLVVKRNQQSATLKVSSIKGFKTKPSTLAKLKPYLSVLRILALCSLIIALARPRTVDISNKTKTTKGIDIVMAIDVSGSMLAKDLKPNRMEALKRVAADFVEQRPNDRIGLVVYASEAYTKTPVTSDKAIVEEAIGSIKYDNVLQDGTGIGMGLATAVNRLKDSKAKSKVIILLTDGVNNAGFIEPETAADIAKQYGIKVYTIGIGTNGMAMFPYALAPNGDFLFQMMKVEIDERLMKSIAQKTDGKYFRATSNSKLAEIYNEINMLETTEIQELKFYDYDEKFRPFVLFACLLVLIEMGLRNTVYRSFI comes from the coding sequence ATGGAAAATATAACTTTTTTAAATCCAGAGTTTTTTTGGTTGTTTCTTTTAATTCCATTGGCCATTGCTTGGTTAGTTGTAAAAAGAAACCAGCAATCGGCAACTTTAAAAGTGAGTTCGATTAAAGGTTTTAAAACGAAACCTTCAACATTGGCAAAACTAAAGCCTTATTTGAGTGTTTTACGTATTCTGGCATTGTGTTCCTTAATTATTGCTTTGGCCCGACCAAGAACGGTTGATATTAGTAATAAAACGAAAACGACTAAAGGAATTGACATTGTAATGGCTATAGACGTTTCAGGAAGTATGCTTGCTAAAGATTTGAAGCCCAACCGTATGGAAGCTTTAAAAAGAGTAGCTGCTGACTTCGTTGAACAACGTCCTAACGACCGCATAGGTTTAGTAGTTTATGCTTCTGAAGCCTATACTAAAACACCCGTTACAAGTGATAAAGCTATTGTAGAAGAGGCTATTGGAAGTATCAAGTACGATAACGTTTTGCAAGACGGAACCGGAATTGGAATGGGATTAGCAACAGCAGTCAATCGTTTAAAAGATAGCAAAGCTAAAAGTAAGGTTATTATTTTATTGACGGATGGGGTAAATAATGCTGGTTTTATTGAGCCAGAAACAGCTGCAGATATTGCAAAACAATATGGTATTAAAGTGTATACAATCGGTATTGGGACAAATGGAATGGCAATGTTTCCTTATGCTTTAGCTCCAAACGGAGATTTCTTGTTCCAAATGATGAAGGTGGAAATTGATGAACGATTGATGAAAAGTATCGCTCAAAAAACCGATGGTAAGTATTTTAGAGCGACAAGTAATAGCAAATTGGCTGAGATTTATAACGAAATCAATATGCTGGAAACAACGGAAATTCAGGAATTAAAATTTTATGATTACGACGAAAAATTCAGGCCTTTTGTATTGTTTGCCTGTTTATTGGTTTTAATCGAAATGGGATTAAGAAATACAGTTTATAGAAGCTTTATTTGA
- a CDS encoding VWA domain-containing protein, translating into MELDEKKYLYLLIILPLLVLLFLMNMYWKKKKQKEFGDLEMINKLSPERSVFKPVFKLIVLLLALLGLILGLVNPKIGTKLETVKREGIDIVFAMDVSKSMLCEDVAPNRLEKSKQIVSQIINQLGSDRIGIVAYAGSAFPVLPITTDYSVAKMFLQSMDTDIVSSKGTSLDEAIKLSSTYFDEKSKTSKLLIMLSDGEDHSEGAQAAAEEANKIGMRIVTVGIGTEKGGTIPLRINGTIQGYKRDQNDQVVVTKLNPLSLEEIAKETKGGYVSGNNTKEVLDYIKKTLDNIQKTEFESTQMSNFQSQFQWFLGFAFVLLFLDVFLLEKKTNWVKKLDLFNEEK; encoded by the coding sequence ATGGAATTAGACGAAAAAAAATATTTGTACTTACTCATAATACTGCCTTTATTGGTTTTACTTTTTCTTATGAATATGTATTGGAAAAAGAAAAAACAAAAGGAGTTTGGTGATTTAGAAATGATCAATAAACTAAGTCCGGAACGTTCTGTTTTTAAACCGGTTTTCAAATTGATTGTTCTTTTATTGGCATTACTTGGTCTAATTTTAGGATTGGTGAATCCTAAAATAGGAACCAAATTAGAAACAGTAAAACGCGAAGGAATTGATATTGTTTTTGCAATGGACGTTTCAAAGAGTATGCTTTGCGAGGATGTTGCACCTAATCGATTAGAAAAAAGCAAACAAATTGTTTCTCAAATAATCAATCAGTTAGGAAGTGATCGTATAGGAATTGTAGCTTATGCAGGGAGTGCATTTCCTGTACTACCCATTACTACTGATTATAGTGTTGCCAAAATGTTTTTACAAAGTATGGACACTGATATTGTTTCGTCTAAAGGAACTTCTTTGGATGAAGCAATTAAGTTATCCTCTACCTATTTTGACGAAAAAAGCAAAACATCTAAGTTATTGATTATGCTTTCGGATGGAGAAGATCATTCCGAAGGAGCTCAGGCCGCCGCTGAAGAAGCTAATAAAATTGGGATGCGTATTGTAACAGTAGGAATTGGAACTGAAAAAGGAGGTACAATTCCGTTGCGAATTAATGGCACAATTCAAGGTTATAAAAGAGATCAGAATGATCAAGTGGTAGTTACTAAATTAAATCCGCTAAGCTTAGAAGAAATTGCAAAAGAAACAAAAGGGGGTTATGTAAGTGGCAACAATACCAAAGAAGTATTGGATTACATCAAGAAAACCTTGGATAATATTCAAAAAACCGAATTCGAATCGACACAAATGTCCAATTTTCAATCGCAATTTCAATGGTTTTTAGGATTTGCCTTTGTGCTTTTATTCTTGGATGTATTCCTTTTGGAGAAAAAGACAAATTGGGTGAAGAAGTTAGACTTGTTTAACGAAGAAAAATAA
- a CDS encoding tetratricopeptide repeat protein, translated as MKNFIKYGFIFFAFLFLGLGVVLAQEKDKTLPKANDEYNKSKFAEAEANYRISNSKFPNRSVAPFNLGNAIYKQNQASEAKYAYAKALKNARSRVQKHKAYHNLGNVFMKEKDYSQAVEAYKNALRNGPNDEETRYNYALAKKMLKENPPKDNKDNKDKNKDKDKDKDKKDQDKKNQDKDKDKKDNKDQNKDKNNGKDKPDQNQPPKPQPGGISQDRLKNLLDAVNNEEKKVQDKVKSNKEKGRPVQTDKDW; from the coding sequence ATGAAGAATTTTATAAAATACGGATTTATTTTTTTTGCTTTCCTATTCCTAGGATTAGGTGTTGTATTGGCACAAGAAAAAGATAAAACTTTACCGAAAGCCAATGATGAATACAATAAAAGTAAGTTTGCTGAAGCAGAGGCTAATTATAGAATATCGAATTCAAAATTTCCTAATCGATCAGTTGCTCCATTTAATTTAGGAAATGCTATTTACAAACAAAATCAGGCTTCGGAGGCCAAATACGCTTACGCAAAAGCCTTAAAAAACGCTAGGTCAAGAGTTCAAAAACACAAAGCCTATCATAACTTAGGAAATGTGTTTATGAAAGAGAAAGATTATTCTCAAGCTGTGGAAGCTTATAAAAACGCACTTAGAAATGGTCCTAATGATGAGGAAACCCGATACAATTATGCCTTGGCAAAAAAAATGCTAAAAGAAAATCCTCCTAAAGATAACAAAGACAATAAAGATAAAAATAAAGACAAGGATAAGGATAAGGACAAAAAAGATCAGGACAAGAAAAACCAAGATAAAGACAAAGATAAAAAAGACAACAAGGATCAAAATAAAGACAAGAATAACGGCAAAGACAAACCAGATCAAAATCAGCCTCCAAAACCACAGCCAGGAGGAATTTCTCAAGACCGTTTAAAAAATCTTTTGGATGCGGTAAATAATGAAGAAAAGAAAGTTCAGGACAAGGTAAAATCGAATAAAGAAAAAGGAAGACCTGTTCAAACAGACAAAGATTGGTAA